TGACACCCTCCCTCAAGGGTCATCGCTGCGTCCAGGGAATGGCTACCTCAACAATAAGGCGGCTTTCCCCGATGGCGTTTTCCAATAATGTAGAATGTCTCTAGCGCATTGTGCGGAAAAGTGGACCCGGTTTTCCGCCCGAACAATGCGCTGCGCAAAAAAAGGAGCATCGGATTGGTCCCGAAAGTGGTGTCCACTTTTGGATCCGGTGCCCTAGGATGGGCCAGGGGTCCAGCAAAGGAGTTTTTGATGCGTTCCTTCGTTCTTTCCGCCGCCCTGCTTCTCGCCGGGCTCGGTTCCGCTCAGGCCCAGGACGCGGCCGCCGGCGAGAAGGTCTTCACGCAATGCCGGGCCTGCCACCAGATCGGGGAGAATGCGAAGAATGCCGTGGGTCCGGAGCTGAACGGCCTCATCGGCCGCCATTCGGGTTCGGTCGAAGGCTATAACTACTCCCCGGCCAACAAGAATTCCGGCATCACCTGGGACGAAGCCACGTTCCGGGAATACATCAAGGATCCGAGGGGCAAGATTCCCGGCACCAAGATGATCTTCGCCGGCGTCAAGGACGAGCAGAAGGTCAACGACCTCGTGGCCTACCTCAAGCAGTTCGACGCTTCGGGCAAGAAGGTCGCCCCATGAGCGTTCTGCCCTCCCAGGGCCAGCCCGTGAAACCCCGGGTCGGCCTCTTCGTCACCTGCCTGGTCGACCTGATGCGTCCCTCGGTGGGCTTCGCCGCCGTCAAGCTCCTGGAGGATGCCGGCTGCACCGTCGACGTGCCCGTCCAGACCTGCTGCGGCCAGCCGGCCTACAATTCAGGCGACCGCGGCACGACCCGGGACCTCGCCATGCAGGTGATCGAGGCCTTCCATGGCTACGATTACGTGGTTGCCCCCTCGGGCTCCTGCGCCGGAACGATCAAAGCCCATTACCCGGAACTGTTCGAGGAAGATCCGAACTGGCGCACCAAGGCCGATGCGCTGGCCGCCAAGACCTATGAGCTGACGAGCTTCCTGGTCGACGTGCTCGGGGTCACCAGGGTCGAGGCCTCCTTCGACGGACCCGTGACCTATCACGACTCCTGCTCCGGCCTGCGGGAGCTCGGCGTCAAGGCCCAGCCGCGCCGGCTCCTGTCCAGCGTCGAGGGCCTTACCCTCGTCGAGATGAAGGACAGCGACGTGTGCTGCGGCTTCGGCGGCACCTTCGCGGTCAAGTACAGCGACATCTCGGGCGCCATCGTCGGCGCCAAGGCCAAGAACATCGAGGAATCCCACGCCCCGACCCTGCTCGCGGGCGATCTCGGCTGCCTCATGAACATGGCCGGCAAGCTCACCCGCGACGGCAAGCCGATCCAGGTCCGCCACGTGGCGGAGGTTCTGGCCGGCATGACGGACGAACCGGCGATCGGCATGGCCAGGGAGTCCCGTTCCGCATGAGCAACCCGGCCCGTTTCGCGGCGCGCCTGTTCCGGATGGACGAGCGCACCTGGGAGCGCCATGCGAGCCCCTGGAGCGTTTGGTCGCGGGTGGCCTCGCTCCCGCTGCTTCTTCTCGCCATCTGGAGCCACGCATGGATCGGCCTCTGGGCCGTCCCGGCGACCGGGCTGGTCTTCCTGTGGCTCTGGCTCAATCCCCGGCTCTTTCCGGCCCCGGCGCGAACCGACACCTGGAGCGCGAAAGCGACATTCGGCGAAAGAATCTTCATGAACAGGGCAACGGCCCCTATCCCCGGCCATCACGTGAAGGTCGCCAATCTTCTCATGACAGCATCCGGCATCGGCTTCGTCATGGCCTTGGCGGGCGCCGTCATGAACGATCTCCTGATGACCGTTGCGGGTGGTCTTGCCTCCTGGTTCGCCAAGATGTGGTTCTGCGATCGCATGGTCTGGCTCTTCGACGATATGAAAGACCGGAATCCAGCCTACGCCGCATGGATCCGCGTTAAGGATGAGGCGCAATGACCGTTCATTCCACTTCTCCCCAGTTCAAACAGAACGCCGCGCGGGCGCTGAGCGACAGCCAGCTGCAGAAGGCGCTCGGCAACGTGAAGCAGGGCTTCATCGACAAACGCCAGGCGGCGGCCGACAAGCTGCCGGAATTCGAGGCGCTGCGCGATGCGGCGCG
This region of Microvirga mediterraneensis genomic DNA includes:
- a CDS encoding (Fe-S)-binding protein, whose amino-acid sequence is MSVLPSQGQPVKPRVGLFVTCLVDLMRPSVGFAAVKLLEDAGCTVDVPVQTCCGQPAYNSGDRGTTRDLAMQVIEAFHGYDYVVAPSGSCAGTIKAHYPELFEEDPNWRTKADALAAKTYELTSFLVDVLGVTRVEASFDGPVTYHDSCSGLRELGVKAQPRRLLSSVEGLTLVEMKDSDVCCGFGGTFAVKYSDISGAIVGAKAKNIEESHAPTLLAGDLGCLMNMAGKLTRDGKPIQVRHVAEVLAGMTDEPAIGMARESRSA
- a CDS encoding c-type cytochrome; this translates as MRSFVLSAALLLAGLGSAQAQDAAAGEKVFTQCRACHQIGENAKNAVGPELNGLIGRHSGSVEGYNYSPANKNSGITWDEATFREYIKDPRGKIPGTKMIFAGVKDEQKVNDLVAYLKQFDASGKKVAP
- a CDS encoding DUF6653 family protein produces the protein MSNPARFAARLFRMDERTWERHASPWSVWSRVASLPLLLLAIWSHAWIGLWAVPATGLVFLWLWLNPRLFPAPARTDTWSAKATFGERIFMNRATAPIPGHHVKVANLLMTASGIGFVMALAGAVMNDLLMTVAGGLASWFAKMWFCDRMVWLFDDMKDRNPAYAAWIRVKDEAQ